The DNA region CGGGAAACGTTGCAGAGCGCGCGCAGCGCGTGGGACGCGGGGCGCGGGAGGGCACGCGTGGAGGTACAGGATGTGGGCCCACACGAGAGACATGAGCGTCTAGAACGAACGGACGGCAGACCACACATGACgataaaaaattagcaaaagTTTTAAAGTAGTAGAGATTAAGCCCGGTGGTGTCGTCTGCTGCCTGCCTGCTTTCTGGAGTTGCCCCCAGCGAAAGCGAACCGAGCGCTCAGAATCTCACGCCGCAGGCCGAAACAATGAACACGACGCGCACGCCCGGCCGGCTGGCGCTACCGACCAAAACCGTCCACCTCGGCTAGTCGTATTCAGGAAATCAGGCAGTGTGACATCTCGAGTATTTTGTGTTCACGCCACTCACGGTCGATGTCCATTTGGCACCTACCAATGAAATGCTGCGATAGGGCTCCTGCTCTCAGCTTGTTATCTTATCACATACAGTAGCAAATTTATTTAATCTTAACCACATTGTTACATCTCATATTGTAATCACATCTCTAATGGCTTTACTTTGCACTCCACAAGCACAGCTCCTAGCTTACCAATATGACAGTCGTATATACGTGCACAATAATATTTGTTCACTGCATATACTAGTGTGTACTGGAACGGGCATGCGAGGAAACCATCCAACGTTTCCATATCACGgggacggcggcgacggcgccaTGGCCGGAGCAAGCGGGACCACCGCCTTCGTGGCCTGCCCGCACATCATGGCTTCCCTCGGCACGTTGAGCTCGCGCAGCTTCTCCATCCCTTCGGCGAAGATGACGCCCATGCCCATGTGGAGGTGCGGCTCGATGTGGCAGTGGAACGCCCACACGCCTGGGTTGTCCGCCACGAAGCGGAGCACCGTCCACCCGTGCGGGAACAGCACCACCGTGTTCCGCAGCGGCGGGCTCTCCGTGTCGAGCGCCTTCGAGTCCCTGTCGTGGTTGTAGAGGCCGTCGCCATAGCCCAGCACCCAGAAGTCGTGCCCGTGCAGGTGCCACGGGTGCGACTCGCTCACGCCTTTCTCGAGCGCGTTGGCGTTCTGGAGGACCACGTCGACGACGGTGCCGTGCGTGATCCTGTACACCCGGTCGCTGACCGCCGTCGGACTCTGAGCCTCAGGGGCCTGTGCATCCGGCGGCTTCTCGATGTCGTAGCTCTGGTCGTAGGTGTCCGGCGACTCAGCGGTGGCGTCGAACGCGATGGCCTCGATGCCGTAGTAGTAGGCGCCGAGGTACGGGGTGGCCGGGAGCGAAAGGGTGACGTGGTTGATGGCCCACTTGATGTGGCCCTTGACCCAGTTCTGCGTGTTGAGCATGACGATCCGCCGGTCCACGGCCTCAGGCGGCCGGACAGTGCCCGCCCGTGCTTTGATCTTGTAGGTGAACTCTTTGCTGCGTGTCACGTTGTCCCAGGCTGGGGTCGCCGGAGGCACGCCCGCCGGCCAGCCGGACTTGCTGTTGGTGTAGTTTAGGATGGCCAGGGCATTCAACGTCTTGGGCTTTCGCCCTCTGACGCCGACGGAGATCCAGTAGGGCAACTGTCTCTGGTCCGTCTTGAGGAGGACGGAGTAGCTCTCGCCGGAGTAGATGTCGATGTCGTCGACGTCGAACGGCGCGACAAAGTTCCCGTCGGCCTCCACCACCGTCAGTTTGTGCTGCAAAAACACACCGTACGTCTTTCTAATCTCCTAGCTACAGTAGTAGGCAAGTAGCAATAGTTCTTCTCAATTTTTTCACTCACCCCTTGAACCTGCACGTTGAGAGCCGAGAGTGAGGTGGTGCTGGCAATCCTGACCCTGTACGTCTTCCCCGGCTGCACGTCGAAGACCACAGGAGCGCACTGGCTCGCCTCGCAGAAGGGCCCGCACTCGCTTCTCCTGATCAGCTCGCACCTCTCGCTCTTGTCCTCTTCCTTGCAGAACGCGTCCGTCTTCCTCCTGTCGCAGGCTCTGCGGTCACGGTTTATTCCCAGAGAGCAATCGAACTGCCCCCTCCCGTTAATCAGCAATGTCTGCAATGTAGCCATGAATGTATATGCATATCATCCAATGATCGAGAAGGCAGACACAGATTCAACAGACAGCAGGCAAATAGCAAAATCATCGTAGTTGGTCTTACCTGAGGCTCACCGACCCACTGCCAGTGCTTGTCCTTGCCGTCGAGCCCTGCCGCCTGCGCGTAGACGTTCTCGTGGTACCAGTCACTGAGCAGCATGTTGAGCTCGCCGTCGTACTCGTCCGCGAAGGGCTCCTTCTGCTCATCCGTGCCGTTTACGATGAGCGACCCGTACAGCCCCGCCGCCCTCTGCATCCCGAAGTGGCCGTGGTAGAAGAACGTTCCCGGCTGCGACGACGAGCATTTTGCAATTGGTTCATCACACCACCAGTCAGGTGCGTCTGGAGTCAAATTTCTCACAAATAAATTTGGTAGATTTTGGTCGATCGATTACCTTGTCAGCCACGAACTCGTAGGTGAACGTCTCCCCCGGGTTGATAGGGCACTGGGATATCGATGCGGTTCCATCAGCCCATGGCGTCCCAATCTGCACCACGGGATGTTAGCAGCATGTTATCCTTCGACAAACATTTGCCCTTTTCTAGATTGTTCAACCCGAGCACGCCCAATTGTCGTCCTATAAAATGCTCAGGTCTATCATATTTACATAATATTTTTGGCTTCCTTTTGGTTGCTCTATTATGACACTACTTTTTCGCATAATAATCGACATGGTTAACTTCACTATGCAAGTTTTAACTGACAGTACTTTAGAAATATCCAGTTaggtaaaataaaaatagtactGTTGGCCAGAGTTTGAAGTTTGAACTATGAAGTCGACATTATCAGTTATTCAAAAACAGAGCTTGTATGCTCGTGACAAGGTACATGTTATAGACGGGTCACCTGTTTAATTCCATGCCAGTGGATGACGAGCCCCTCGGTGTGCAAGCTGTTGGTCACCTCCACACTGATCCTGTCCCCGGCGTTGGCAGTGATCGTCGGCCCGGGGAACTTGCCGTTGATCCCGATCATCACACTCTGTTGGCAGTCCGGCGCCCACATAATGTACTCGACGTCCCACCTGAAGCTTCGAGTCGTCGGagctggagcaggagcagggGCTGGAGCAACAGGGTCGGCAAAGACCAGCATCAAGGTGCAACATATGAGCAGTTGCACTGCTAGGGAGCCACAAGGCTTGGCAATCATTGCTTGGAGAGGGTTTGAGAGCAGAGGAGCTGTGCGTCGGTTCGTATGTGCGTCGGTCTTTTATAGGCAAGAGAAAGGAGTGACGAGGACGATTAGGCTTAGGTCCCTTTCGTAACAGATGATTTTTATCCGAATCATGTCGGAATGCCGGAATCAATATCTCAAAATAGGTTATTGAAGATGAATTTTAAATCTATCATAGATAGGTATGCGTTCTGTTTTTACAGAAGTGCCTGTGATATCGAGCTCGTTACAGATAGTTACAATTCCGTCCGTAATAGAGTTTCATACAGATAAGTCTAAATAAGATTTGCATTTATAATATAGCTATACATATGTAAGTTTCGCAATACAcatatggatatttcataaaaaaacattTGTGTGTATTTTAAGGAAACTCGTCTGTACTAAGTGTCACAGACaaatttttctgaaaaatcaTCTGTGTGGCTCTTTCTTCGTGAGAAACTATTTTGCTTCTTGACTGATCTCATGATGTATCATACATCATAGGCATCACATGTAAATTCATATAAGAACatcacatgtatatatattacacatgcatatacatcACAGAACATAACATTTAATATAaaacacattgttcagaacatagTTTACAACCTaattaaatatagaaataacaTCAGAAGAAAATTATTGAGAACATACACCTATACACAACATTAATCCCTAATATATCTTTGAGGATTGAGCTTCACCAATACATCTGAGTTTCAGCACAATCTTAGCAAAAATATTATCTTCATACATCTTCTCGCTGTCATCAGGATCAGGTACCATCCTAACTAACTCAGTCATATACTAGAACCAAACAACATTACTTCTAAAGCTCTTGTCATTGTTAAGTAAGAGATAATGGTTCAAATCGGTCATGTAGTTCATAAAAATATCTATATTGTGACGAAcaccaatagagaaattttcatcaGGAATAAAAGACAACAGAATACGATTCATAGTATAAATTGGGTCCACAGTAGTACCCTTCACAACAGCGAAGAACATATGTTTCATAAGACTGAAATTGACATAAAGCATCCGGGCCGTGGAAGTTGGTATAGGAACAACTTCATCCTCCCAGCACTTAATAGCAGTGAATAAAGACATATTTTATGCAAATATGGAGCACACAATAAAAATACTCAGTACACATAATCAAACCCTACTAAAACTGTGATGCAATTTGAACTCACCTCAGTGTAGATCAAAACCTTGATTCGTCGCTTAGATCTTGAATCTCCCTCGCAAAAATCAAATCATAACAAACCTTGAGCCATAGAAGGAGATCGGATAGATGGCAACGAGGAGAGCGAGATATGAACTTCGTTATTTTAGTGAGGGAGACAAGCGGTTTGTAAAAAAAGGTAGTGGGAAGTGGAGAATGAGGTGTTAAATTTAAAACAATACTCAGGTCTTTAACTACAGACGAGTGATTTGTCTATatctgtatgatagaaacagaCGGATTTATAAAAACAGCATATGAGTTCTGATACTCTCTGACGACTGATCATGTTATATAACATCTGTTTAGTAACCATCTTTAAGTATTTTGTCAATAATAAGTATTACACAATCGTTTGTGTCACTCCATTTATTTTTAATGTTTCTATTGTAGTGAATAAGCTATTGTTTGTACGTATGGAATAGAGGAAGGGCTAAAGTTTCACAGGACAAGAACTGCGCGTAGAACACAGTTGGCAGAGCGCTAGCGAGCGCCGATGCACGGCCGCGTTCGAGCCTAGCTCGGCGTAGTCACCCAGTTCGAGACAAGCTTGGTGGCAGTGCTCCTGCCTATGGCTTCCTTGCCATCCACATAGTCGTTGGCTTCCTTTCCGTATAgagttcttttaaaaaaaaaagttttacaGGACATGATTCCTCTCCCTTTAATTATTTCAAAATCCACAGGTATCTAAAAATACACTCTAACCccattttttctctctctctcttcttgatAGGATTTTGGCAACATTTCCTGCAACACATCCAAAAATTCACCCCTCAGCTTTTCTGTGTTTTTCAATCGTCCTACCGTTTCACCAAAATCCCTATTATAtccttatgttttttttttctattcataTGTTTTTTTATCCTTGTATTTCAAACAAGGCCTTCTTTCCCGAATAGGATAAGCCGCTAAACAGGAGGGTTACCCCTAATGATATATATTATAACTACAGTAAAAAGAGTTCTGTACataataaacaaaaaatataaatataactaAGGATTGTGTCTAACCAGGAACCGATTTCAGGGAAGCTTGCTTTTGTTCTATTTATAACCATGGCGATCTCTTGTTTAAACTTGGTTTTGCAAGCAACTCAACATTGTGTTTGATTGAAGATCTAGTAAATGCGAGTTGTCCAAATCCTCCAGCCGAGAAGAATGATAACCTCTATGTAAAATGGAACTAACTTGTGGAATATTTGTACAAGAAAAGGTTACATATAGAACTTTGATTTGTGGTAGCTGTATAGGATGGAGTTATAGACAGATTTCTGTAACGCGGCTTCCTCATAAATATAAGATGACCGGTGTTGTAACTGATCAATACAACATAGTGACATGTTTGCAAGAGGTTGTTAGCGGTTCTGCCGGGACCCCGGATGGCTGGTGTTGCATTTGTGGGGAGGAGCGTCCGTAGTTATATCCTGGGGATGCAGGCTTCGACTGAACCTCATCAACAAACATTGTGTCTCTGGTGTCAACTGTGATTTAGGATGTTCATATTGGTGGATCCATGTCATTGCGCGGGCTATAATTCTCAAACAAGTGGTATCAAGAGCCAAAGTTGGATTAGATTTAAAGGCGCTGCATAAGATCACGATAGAGGCATGAGGATCATGCTTTATGGGTGTCAAGGAATGCCTGATACATCGCAAGGTGGAGCATAGTGATGATTGGCGATGCGATCATTGGTGTTGGTCATTCCGAGCAAGCGGCTTGGACCATTCGATGGGCTGTTATCGCTAAGGATCAAACAGACATGGTGATTGGACCATCATAGTGGTAATTGAAGATAACGTGATTAGGGTGGCTGCTTCGGCTCATGACCAGACGTGGCGGGTGGCCAGATGAAGGTGGTGTGATCGGTGTTGCACATACTACTGCAGAACCCCTTATCATTGTCGACTCCAAAACCCTCTTTACTGTtgattttggagccgacagtgggtaATGGGTAGTGATTGTCGGGGACTATCACCATCGACGCGGAGGATCAGCTGTGAAAGATGTtttcactgccgactgaaggcTCTAGTCGACAGTGATGTCTTGagaatcactgccagctgaaaccaccagccgacagtgattcccaagcatcactgccggctgaagccttcagccagcagtgttttgcctctccaggatccctcccctctcctccctgccctccctctctctgtgctctctatcctccctctcctcaatctctccgtctctctccctctcaatacaagCGTACAATGAGATATATATTTAATgtgaatcaataataaaggcatattcattaatacatagtaattcatgtcatacaGTGAAGGTGCTGGGCATCGacaaatacacatatatacataatagttcttaCAGGTCACCCCCGAAAAGTCGGTCAAGTTGAGCTagtctagtatccctctacctctcctgcgATGAGGACCGCATCTCCGCACGGATGGCTGATGTTGTGTGTACGTTCGAGGACGCTGGGGACAGATgttggtggagcggaggacctaGCCATGTCTGATTGACTACAGCTTCGCCTATGCACTaggctcgccggcgtgtcaaagacatcaaagtcggACGCCTGAACAccactacggtttgagccttcgacCTCCTCCGTAGTGCActaacgggccaccctctcgtgctcatccacagcacactgatgggccagcctctcctcctcctcctcctaggcacacTTACGGGACGCTGATTCTTGCTCCTTCGCAGCGCACAACtgatgggccagcctctcaACCTCCTCCTCTTAGGCACGCTTATGGGCCATTGCTTcatgctcctccttcgcatcattgttggaaggccattctatcGAAGAGTCGTCCGATGTACCAACACTGAAAGCTGGTCGAAGGCCATAATAGGATCCTCCGAACCAGGTGCGCTGACAGGGTGCACTTCTACAATggcttcttcgaggcgatggctgggGAGGTGAACTTTTTCTAGGAGATgactgaggagagggagatcttcgaggcgacGGTGGCCTGAGGTGTCGTGGAGAGTAAAGGTTCGTGGTATATGTCCCTAGTGAAAaatactatgtaggccttctcccatgcGATGAATGTATGATTGTTCACTCCTATAGTGTTCAACCCCTCCTCTACGGgatagtccacctcaacataaCGGTACTAGTCAACTACCTCATCTACTTTGACCACGGTGTAGCCCTCCTTTTTGTTTTGTCATTACTAATAGCATAACAAGTAATGACATAACAAAAAGGATGAATCAACTTCATTGTCCAGAATTCgatatgctaatcaatctcTGAACTTACAGCAGCACATCATccagggatcaaattataataggtagcccactgtagagacaacacaagaaatatgtctCGGTATACAAGTACAGACCAGCAAGAACCATCAACAAGTCTCACTAGGGCTATAATAAATATCATACAACTAGAGAATCACATGTCTAAACTATTGTACTCAGTAAATTGCCCAGTCTCAGTGTATcaattcatcatcaagcaaaGGGAATATGTACCAGTACTGTCCAGaacaaaaaagggaaaataCTCACAAGAATCATTTGAACATACAAAAGGACCGAGACAacatttgttcttatcatttgaacacagaAAATGATCGAGACAtcatatctgttcttatcatttgaacacacaaaaggaccataagcaacatttgttcttatcatttgaacacaaaaAAGGACCACAAGTAACATcttttcttatcatttgaacacataaaagGACTCAGACAAcatatctattcttatcatttgaacacacagaAGGGCAACAAGcaacatctattcttatcatctTAACACGCAAAAGGACCAGTACAcaagcatctattcttatcattttaacacacaaaaggaccaacacacaagcatctattcttatcatttgaacatacAAGCAGTCGGCCATGAATTAGTACGAACTTACACTAAAACCCTAGGAATCGGAAAGGAGAAGGCGACGGAGGGCGAGCCAGGAGACCTACCTCGACATTGGGGTGGTTTTCCACGGCAACAGCGGTGGTGGACGAGGGCGCAGGGCACGGCAGTGCAGGCTCATTGGCATCAGCGTGCTCGTCGGGGTGGAGGCGTCGGGGTTATGGTCCTTGGTGATGGCGACGGTGGACGAGGGCACAGTGCACGACAA from Phragmites australis chromosome 8, lpPhrAust1.1, whole genome shotgun sequence includes:
- the LOC133926916 gene encoding L-ascorbate oxidase-like, with protein sequence MIAKPCGSLAVQLLICCTLMLVFADPVAPAPAPAPAPTTRSFRWDVEYIMWAPDCQQSVMIGINGKFPGPTITANAGDRISVEVTNSLHTEGLVIHWHGIKQIGTPWADGTASISQCPINPGETFTYEFVADKPGTFFYHGHFGMQRAAGLYGSLIVNGTDEQKEPFADEYDGELNMLLSDWYHENVYAQAAGLDGKDKHWQWVGEPQTLLINGRGQFDCSLGINRDRRACDRRKTDAFCKEEDKSERCELIRRSECGPFCEASQCAPVVFDVQPGKTYRVRIASTTSLSALNVQVQGHKLTVVEADGNFVAPFDVDDIDIYSGESYSVLLKTDQRQLPYWISVGVRGRKPKTLNALAILNYTNSKSGWPAGVPPATPAWDNVTRSKEFTYKIKARAGTVRPPEAVDRRIVMLNTQNWVKGHIKWAINHVTLSLPATPYLGAYYYGIEAIAFDATAESPDTYDQSYDIEKPPDAQAPEAQSPTAVSDRVYRITHGTVVDVVLQNANALEKGVSESHPWHLHGHDFWVLGYGDGLYNHDRDSKALDTESPPLRNTVVLFPHGWTVLRFVADNPGVWAFHCHIEPHLHMGMGVIFAEGMEKLRELNVPREAMMCGQATKAVVPLAPAMAPSPPSP